From Methylocystis sp. ATCC 49242, one genomic window encodes:
- a CDS encoding PilN domain-containing protein translates to MASEFWTRDVLEGSLKAAAARFFEWYRSEFFALFPPKTAAWLSDRGDRELILRAGERELWLVDARGAPAWSLSVDEIAASSLEEALSRRGVTRKTAKIGLEIDGSAFFVRRFDIPAVAASNLPRLLIADIERKTPFRLSDVIYGHATAKHPVSPDKLSVSLWILRRDMAVRAIENSGLAMTDLAFVRPSGLSPMAGPAPVIVLEATSESSHLFRNVAIGLCAATALLAALGVGATLWRQSATNEELDAKIQEMSARAAKVRQIADRASAESRLLSVLRNARRTGPLFADLWEETARLLPDGAYVTDLRITEPRANERALELVGFADSAVGLPALFEKSPFFSDAGLTAAITPDAHEKKEGFSLAARIRQPNVTAAK, encoded by the coding sequence GTGGCAAGCGAGTTTTGGACGCGCGACGTTCTCGAAGGGTCGCTCAAAGCCGCGGCCGCGCGCTTTTTCGAGTGGTATCGCTCGGAGTTTTTTGCGCTTTTTCCGCCCAAGACGGCGGCATGGCTCTCCGATCGCGGCGATCGCGAACTGATTCTTCGCGCGGGGGAGCGCGAACTCTGGCTCGTGGACGCGCGCGGCGCGCCGGCCTGGAGCCTTTCGGTCGACGAAATCGCGGCGTCCTCGCTCGAGGAGGCGTTGTCGCGGCGCGGCGTGACGCGAAAAACCGCCAAGATCGGCCTCGAAATCGACGGGTCGGCGTTCTTCGTCCGACGCTTCGACATTCCGGCCGTCGCCGCGTCGAATCTCCCCCGGCTGCTGATCGCCGACATCGAGAGAAAGACGCCTTTCCGGCTGTCGGACGTGATCTATGGCCATGCGACGGCCAAACATCCCGTTTCGCCGGACAAGTTGAGCGTCAGCCTCTGGATCCTGCGTCGTGACATGGCTGTGCGGGCGATCGAGAATTCGGGTCTGGCGATGACCGATCTGGCGTTCGTGCGGCCGAGCGGGCTGAGCCCTATGGCGGGCCCGGCGCCCGTGATTGTTCTGGAGGCGACAAGCGAGAGCTCGCACCTTTTCCGTAATGTGGCGATCGGGCTTTGCGCGGCGACCGCCTTGCTCGCGGCGCTGGGGGTCGGCGCAACACTTTGGCGGCAGTCCGCGACGAACGAGGAGCTCGACGCGAAAATCCAGGAAATGTCGGCGCGCGCCGCGAAGGTGCGACAGATCGCCGATCGCGCCTCGGCGGAAAGCCGGCTGCTCTCCGTGCTGCGCAACGCGCGCCGCACCGGGCCGCTATTCGCCGATCTCTGGGAGGAAACCGCGCGCCTTCTGCCGGACGGGGCCTATGTCACCGATCTGCGCATCACCGAGCCCCGCGCCAATGAGCGCGCGCTCGAACTCGTCGGCTTCGCGGATTCCGCGGTCGGACTTCCGGCGCTGTTCGAAAAGTCGCCGTTTTTCTCGGACGCCGGTTTGACGGCGGCGATCACCCCGGACGCGCATGAGAAAAAAGAAGGCTTCTCGCTGGCGGCCAGGATCCGGCAGCCCAATGTGACGGCGGCGAAATGA
- the gspM gene encoding type II secretion system protein GspM, whose product MKWDDIRRTPIGRRAAFAAVNVLILAAIYLIAVEPARRMVAESADTIAQRRLTLARYEAVAAQEEAIHEYARQVDEINARGELIAGDSEGIVNANLQARLKALAEEAKVSVRSIQVLPARSFQGVTLVGARIDVAGTHDSVHALARAVEGEPPLLIVTTATLRGQSMMWGSPGEAPDELEAQFDVYGGAPSLKAHP is encoded by the coding sequence ATGAAGTGGGACGACATCCGGCGGACGCCGATCGGCAGACGCGCCGCCTTTGCGGCCGTCAATGTTCTGATTCTCGCCGCCATTTATCTCATCGCCGTCGAGCCCGCCCGGCGGATGGTCGCCGAGAGCGCCGACACGATCGCGCAGCGCCGTCTGACGCTCGCGCGTTACGAGGCTGTCGCGGCGCAGGAAGAGGCGATCCACGAATACGCCCGGCAGGTCGACGAGATCAACGCGCGCGGCGAACTGATCGCCGGAGACAGCGAGGGCATCGTCAACGCCAATCTGCAGGCGCGGCTGAAGGCGCTCGCCGAGGAAGCCAAAGTCAGCGTCAGGTCGATCCAGGTCCTTCCGGCGCGATCCTTCCAGGGCGTCACGCTGGTCGGCGCGCGCATCGACGTCGCCGGCACGCATGACTCCGTTCACGCTTTGGCGCGAGCGGTCGAGGGCGAGCCGCCGCTGCTGATCGTGACCACGGCGACGTTGCGCGGACAATCGATGATGTGGGGCTCCCCGGGAGAGGCCCCCGACGAACTCGAGGCGCAATTCGACGTCTATGGCGGCGCGCCGTCATTGAAAGCCCATCCGTGA
- the gspD gene encoding type II secretion system secretin GspD encodes MATGTGKFIGSGRSRATSNEPAGEDGVTLNLVNLPIPQAAKIVLGDIMSADYVVDPKLDGKVTVHTAQPVRKSAALELFQSALRISGAAVVKAGGVYKIVPADQAATSGENISVGGVAPDSSPLGDGAHVVQLRYVSASEMKRVLEPIAARGSIVRADDARNTLTLSGSPQDIATLVDAIGMFDIDTMRGMSFALVPVKSGDADMLAEDLRNVFGSEKEGPMSGMIRFIGNKKLASILVISSQPQYLTRARAWIQRLDARAEHAEKQFFTYRVQNRPAKELMVVLTSIFGADASKGGAGVSPRFGQSAMSSGAGAGTSSPLGALSATGPTGGQGGLGGSGGLGGGGGLGGGSLGGGGLGGGGGLGGGSLGGGGLGSSSSSGGGFGGSGGPSGVSGLSVPGGQQPGGGAGPTPAVSLEGDRYKVGVDDAKNALVVMATPEDYRRIRQVIETLDVMPNQVFLEATIAEVKLNDTLRFGVRWFMQTHQNLFGFSSSANPAGPLPNTPLGTNLLGANVGANFPGFAYAFRAFNQQVTLNALNAITEVNVIQTPSLTVLDNRQAMLQVGDQIPVQTLSSVSAIGNQFNSVNYTNTGVILAITPHISESGRIMLELEQEVSNVDPNTPPGSITPTIQQRRVKTQVVVNDSESLMLGGLVKDQRGRAATQIPVAGDVPVFGNLFKDKGDAVDKTELVIMITPHVVRSLDEGREITEEYKRKLLDISTRAIGRPHDIEQSARRTLFDPWSHSPWRQDKETR; translated from the coding sequence GTGGCCACAGGCACGGGGAAATTCATCGGCTCGGGCCGTTCGCGCGCGACGTCGAACGAGCCCGCCGGCGAGGACGGCGTCACCCTCAATCTGGTCAATCTGCCGATCCCCCAGGCGGCCAAGATCGTCCTCGGCGACATCATGAGCGCCGATTATGTCGTGGATCCCAAGCTCGACGGCAAGGTGACGGTGCATACGGCCCAGCCGGTGCGAAAGTCGGCGGCGCTCGAACTGTTCCAGTCGGCCTTGCGTATTTCCGGCGCGGCGGTGGTGAAGGCCGGCGGCGTCTACAAGATCGTTCCGGCCGATCAGGCCGCGACGTCCGGAGAAAACATCTCGGTCGGCGGCGTCGCCCCCGACTCCAGTCCGCTCGGCGACGGCGCCCATGTCGTGCAGCTGCGCTATGTCTCCGCCTCGGAAATGAAGCGCGTCCTCGAGCCGATCGCCGCCCGCGGCAGCATCGTGCGCGCCGACGACGCACGCAACACGCTGACGCTGAGCGGCTCGCCGCAGGACATCGCGACGCTGGTGGATGCGATCGGCATGTTCGATATCGACACGATGCGTGGAATGTCTTTCGCGCTCGTGCCGGTGAAAAGCGGCGACGCCGACATGCTCGCCGAAGACCTGCGCAATGTCTTCGGCTCCGAGAAGGAAGGGCCGATGAGCGGCATGATCCGCTTTATCGGCAACAAGAAGCTCGCCTCCATCCTGGTGATTTCGTCGCAGCCGCAATATCTCACCCGCGCCCGCGCCTGGATCCAGCGGCTCGACGCCCGCGCCGAGCACGCGGAAAAGCAGTTCTTCACCTATCGCGTCCAGAATCGCCCGGCCAAGGAGCTGATGGTGGTGCTGACCTCCATCTTCGGCGCGGACGCCTCCAAGGGCGGCGCCGGCGTCTCGCCGCGCTTCGGCCAGTCCGCGATGTCCTCGGGCGCTGGCGCGGGGACGAGCAGCCCGCTCGGAGCGCTGTCGGCGACGGGCCCGACCGGCGGTCAGGGCGGCCTCGGGGGAAGCGGCGGACTTGGCGGTGGGGGCGGTCTCGGTGGGGGCAGTCTCGGCGGCGGCGGACTTGGCGGCGGGGGCGGTCTCGGCGGGGGCAGTCTTGGCGGCGGCGGTCTCGGGAGCAGCAGCAGCAGCGGCGGAGGATTTGGCGGCTCCGGCGGCCCCAGCGGCGTGAGCGGTCTGAGCGTACCGGGCGGACAGCAGCCGGGCGGCGGCGCCGGACCCACGCCGGCGGTCAGTCTCGAAGGCGACCGCTACAAGGTCGGCGTCGACGACGCCAAGAACGCCCTCGTCGTCATGGCGACGCCGGAGGACTATCGCCGCATCCGCCAGGTCATCGAGACGCTGGACGTTATGCCGAACCAGGTGTTCCTCGAGGCGACCATCGCCGAAGTGAAGCTCAATGACACGCTGCGCTTTGGCGTGCGCTGGTTCATGCAGACCCACCAAAATCTCTTTGGCTTCAGCTCTTCCGCCAACCCGGCGGGGCCGCTGCCCAATACGCCGCTCGGCACGAATCTTCTGGGCGCGAACGTCGGCGCGAATTTCCCCGGCTTCGCCTACGCCTTCAGGGCGTTCAACCAGCAGGTGACGCTCAACGCGCTCAACGCGATCACCGAGGTGAATGTCATTCAGACGCCCTCGCTGACCGTGCTCGACAACCGCCAGGCGATGCTGCAGGTCGGCGACCAGATTCCGGTCCAGACGCTGAGCAGCGTGTCGGCGATCGGCAACCAATTTAATTCAGTGAACTACACCAACACCGGCGTGATCCTGGCCATCACCCCGCATATCAGCGAAAGCGGCCGCATCATGCTCGAACTCGAGCAGGAGGTGTCGAACGTCGACCCCAACACGCCGCCCGGTAGCATTACGCCGACCATCCAGCAGCGAAGAGTGAAGACGCAGGTCGTCGTCAATGACTCCGAGTCCCTGATGCTCGGCGGGTTGGTCAAGGATCAGCGCGGCCGCGCCGCCACCCAGATACCGGTGGCCGGCGACGTGCCGGTCTTCGGCAATCTGTTCAAGGACAAGGGCGACGCAGTCGACAAGACCGAACTCGTCATCATGATCACGCCGCACGTGGTGCGCTCGCTGGACGAGGGTCGCGAGATTACGGAAGAATACAAGCGCAAGCTGCTCGACATTTCGACGCGCGCCATCGGCCGGCCGCACGACATCGAGCAGTCGGCGCGCCGCACGCTGTTCGATCCCTGGTCCCACAGCCCCTGGCGTCAGGACAAGGAAACGCGGTAA
- a CDS encoding general secretion pathway protein GspK, which translates to MTRSRRLPPARGLRRKAGFALLAVIWGTGVISLLVVSFMSTGRLRLQTASNIAGATQASYIAEGVINQAAMTLLGERDLVAQQAETTVRDGRPEYCVLAGAAIAFSIEDESGKVDLNAAPQPLLQAMLMGLGLDKKTADNVANSIIAFRTTPGDDVAQMWAKQEVSEKPFGPKKAPFETIMELDQVSGINAALFRSMLPFVTVQSRTPGVDPLAAPPGLFAALAGFKFDEVQALTAAPYPNNLDRKDPRFPVNFRQPSERAAYLIHAEALLATGQTAAKDAIVDLRGGIGGQLAIRELRRGQSRYLGNLRDMIASNGAGVPDC; encoded by the coding sequence GTGACGCGGTCGAGGCGCCTCCCGCCCGCGCGGGGATTACGCAGGAAAGCTGGCTTCGCGCTACTCGCCGTCATCTGGGGCACGGGCGTCATATCGCTCCTCGTCGTCTCCTTCATGTCGACGGGGCGCCTGCGGCTCCAGACCGCTTCAAATATCGCCGGCGCCACGCAGGCCAGCTACATCGCCGAGGGCGTCATTAACCAGGCGGCCATGACGCTTCTCGGCGAGCGCGATCTGGTGGCGCAGCAGGCCGAGACGACGGTCAGGGATGGCAGGCCCGAGTATTGCGTCCTCGCCGGCGCCGCGATCGCCTTCTCAATCGAGGATGAGAGCGGCAAGGTCGACCTCAACGCCGCGCCGCAACCGCTTCTGCAGGCCATGCTGATGGGTCTCGGCCTCGACAAGAAGACGGCGGACAATGTCGCCAATTCGATCATCGCCTTCCGCACGACTCCCGGCGACGACGTGGCTCAGATGTGGGCGAAGCAGGAGGTCTCGGAAAAGCCGTTCGGCCCCAAGAAGGCCCCGTTCGAGACGATCATGGAGCTCGACCAGGTCAGCGGGATCAACGCGGCGCTGTTTCGGAGCATGCTCCCCTTCGTCACGGTTCAATCGCGCACGCCCGGCGTCGACCCGCTCGCGGCGCCGCCGGGGCTTTTCGCGGCGCTGGCCGGCTTCAAGTTCGATGAAGTGCAAGCGCTGACTGCCGCGCCTTATCCCAACAACCTCGATCGCAAGGATCCGCGTTTTCCTGTGAATTTCCGCCAGCCCAGCGAACGCGCCGCCTACCTCATCCATGCGGAGGCCTTGCTTGCGACCGGCCAGACGGCGGCGAAGGACGCGATCGTCGATCTGCGTGGCGGCATCGGGGGCCAGTTGGCGATCAGGGAGCTGCGGCGCGGACAGTCGCGATATCTCGGCAATCTGCGCGACATGATCGCATCCAACGGCGCCGGCGTTCCGGACTGCTGA
- the gspG gene encoding type II secretion system major pseudopilin GspG — protein sequence MQFRIAQTSTGDVSSDSPKSLQPRARSLTRAQRRRAGFTLVEMLVVLAIIGSIVGLVGPRVLNYLSESKVKTAQIQMENLASALDLFYLDAGRYPTNEEGLSALVQRPAGVSSWSGPYLKTAGVPKDPWGHAYLYRSPGQNGPYDVGSLGPEGREGGSAAISRGSNTAK from the coding sequence ATGCAGTTTCGTATTGCGCAGACGTCAACCGGCGATGTTTCGAGCGATTCTCCCAAATCGCTCCAGCCGCGCGCGCGATCCCTCACCCGCGCGCAGCGCCGCCGCGCCGGCTTCACCCTGGTCGAGATGCTGGTGGTGCTGGCGATCATCGGCTCGATCGTCGGTCTCGTCGGCCCGCGGGTCCTGAATTATCTCTCCGAATCGAAGGTCAAGACTGCGCAGATCCAGATGGAGAATCTGGCGAGCGCCCTCGACCTCTTCTACCTGGACGCCGGCCGCTATCCGACGAACGAAGAAGGGCTGAGCGCCCTGGTGCAGCGCCCTGCGGGCGTGTCCTCCTGGAGCGGCCCCTATCTCAAGACGGCGGGCGTTCCGAAGGACCCGTGGGGCCACGCCTATCTCTACCGCTCGCCCGGACAGAACGGCCCCTATGACGTCGGTTCGCTCGGACCCGAAGGTCGCGAGGGCGGCTCGGCGGCGATTTCACGCGGCTCGAATACGGCGAAGTGA
- a CDS encoding TIGR02300 family protein — protein MAKPELGAKRQCQSCATKFYDLNKDPILCPKCGAVFHVAAISRAPARDEEEDSEIEKESADTVSLDEVEEAENAAEAIDVDEDVELDDDADDDTFLEEEEGEDDDVAGLIDGDIETDEES, from the coding sequence GTGGCCAAACCCGAACTCGGCGCCAAACGCCAATGCCAGTCCTGCGCGACAAAATTCTACGATCTCAACAAGGACCCGATCCTTTGCCCGAAGTGCGGCGCGGTCTTCCACGTCGCCGCCATTTCCCGCGCCCCGGCGCGGGATGAGGAGGAAGATAGCGAGATCGAGAAGGAGAGCGCCGACACGGTTTCGCTCGACGAGGTCGAGGAGGCCGAGAACGCGGCCGAGGCGATCGACGTCGACGAGGACGTCGAACTCGACGACGACGCCGATGACGACACCTTCCTCGAGGAAGAAGAGGGCGAGGACGATGACGTCGCCGGCCTCATCGACGGCGACATCGAGACCGACGAGGAAAGCTGA